GCTAACTTAAAGACTAAGTACGAATTTATCAAAGTACGTTTGTCACAACCTTATATCGTAGCTCACAATGATCAGTTGCTAGTTAAGACGTTACAGCGCTATGAATCTGACCAGCACGTGGATTATGGAGTTAAGACTATTTACGCTTTAAAATCAGGCGACACTTATAAAATCATCCGTGAAGAGTGGACTCCATTTAGTCAGCAAGAAGTCAGCGCTGCGATCGCTCGAGGCGATTCAATTACTGCGCAAGCTAATCAATCTCAGCAGTAGTCCCTAGTAAAATAATACGGAATAGTTATCACATAAAACCGTCTCAGACTGAGACGAACCTGGACTTTATTATTTAGCAAAGCTCATTAAAAGCCGAATAGTTATATACAAATGGCACTTTTGAACGTCGGCTTTTTCCATTTTGTTATCGCACTTATGTTCGTGATCCTGACCACGGGATGCACGATGGACGCTATCGTTGCTAATTTAACCAGCGAACCCCCCGCCGACCTTACTGAACCCTCTGAAGACATCCCGGTAGAACCTAAAGGCACCTTCCCTATCGGCAAAACAAAATATCCGTTTGTACAGCCAGCTAGTATGCTCTTTACGCCCGAAGGACATCTCCTTGTCGCATCTGCAGGTGAAGGCGCATTTACGGTGCAAAAATATAATGTCAGTGATGACACACTGATCATGGGATTTGGGCCTTCTGGCTATACCGATGCGGAAATATCTACACCAGAAAAAATCGGCTTAGATCCAAGCGGAAACATTTACGTTCTAGAGGTAGGACAAAATCAATTCAAAGTCTTTAGTTCCACTGGGACTTTCATTCGCAAAGTGGGAAGCTCGGGCGCAGCTGCAGGACAATTTAACGGCGCTGTCGATTTATCTATCGATAAAAACGGATTGATTTACGTCGCAGAATGTACAAACGACCGAATCCAAGTTTTAAATGCGAATGGCACCTTTAATAAGTATATTGGAACTGCAGGAACCGGGAACGGACAATTGGATTGTCCAACCAGTGTATTTATCGATGAAAACCTAAATGTTTTCGTTGGTGATCATAATAACAGACGCATTCAGAAATTTGATTCATCTGGTGCGTATGTTTTGAAGTTTGGTTCGAATGGCAATGGCCCGGGGCAATTCAATTCTGTCACAAGAGTGCGAGTGAATTCGTTAGGTGAAATTTTTGTCTTAGATAGAACTCTTAAAAAAATAAATAAATTTTCTGGTACTGGTACCTTTATCTCGTCCTTCACCGGCGATCCCGCAAACCCTATCACCTATCCCTGGGATATTTATGTTGATAGCAGTGATAACGTTTACGTAAGTGATGCTTTAAAAGTTCTGATTACTATGATGGATAAAGACGGCGTTTTTATTAAAAACTATGCCGACTACACTGCTACGGAAAAAGATATCGGTAAACCGACGGGACTATTCGTCGACTCGGAAGATAATATTTTTGTCACTCAAGGTGTCGACACATCTACTCCGCAAAGAGTTCTAAAATTCGATAAATACGGAGTCAAACAAGGAAGTTTCGGAACGAACGGAACCAACGATGGTGAATTTACTTACGCTTTTGCCAGTGCTACTGACAGTCAAGGTCGTATCTATACAACTGACGCTGCACTTTACCGCGTGGTAAAACGCGAAGCTGATGGAACCTTTATCTCTCACTTTGGTTCCAACGGTATGGGTCAGGGTGAATTTTTAGCTCCAGGCGCAATCTTCATCGACAAGTTCGATAAGGTGTATGTTGCGGATGCCAACAATCCGCGCATTCAAATCTTTGACACTGCCGGTACTTATCTAACTGAATTCGGCAGTTCGGGACCAGGTCAACTCGGTGGTCCTTCTGCCATGTTCATAGATAAAGATGGATATATTTTCGTCGCAGACTTGTCAGGTTTCGTCTTTAAATTTAATTCTGCAGGTACTTTTCAATTTAAATTCGCAGCTCCGCAATCCTACGGCATTGTTGTCGATGCCGCCGGTAACATCTATGTTTCTGATTTCTTCACTAACTCTATTAAGAAGTACGATAGTGGCGGAAATTTAGTCTTAATTATCGGCGGCCCTGGACAAGTGGTTGGAAAACTTTCCGCTCCGACAGGATTGGGCATCGACTCTAAAGGCAACATTTTTGTTACAGAACTTTACAACCGCCGCGTCCAGAAGTTCAGTCCGCTCGGAATACCACTTCTTGAGTAACATATTGCCGCCGAATAAACATTATTTACCATAACCCTTGTCTCCCAAAATCTCACTCTGGGTAATGTTGTAGTTCATAGGGGCCGATGAATTCAGAGGACCATTTGTTAAGCCGATAAACTATGAGCATAACAAATAAAAAAGCCTGCTCTTTGAAAGCAGGCTTTTTTTATTTTTGAATTTCACTATGTTGAAACTAGTGAGATTCGTCAGATGAAGAAGAAGCGTTCTTTCCATCAATAGTGAACTTCTCAACGTTGTGAGCAAGATCTGGAAGAGACTCTAGGTGCTTTTGCAATTCTTCTTTAGACATCTCACCAACAGTTACGTTTCTTTCAGTAAGACGTTTATCAAACTTCAAATTTTTATTAGCTTGAGCTAAAGACACAGTAATCTCCTTGTAGATAGGCTAATTTTATAGCCGAATTAAAAGGCAAAGACAAGAATTCAGATGGGGCTAAAAAGCCCCTGAAACCCCGGTAAAATCGCTATTAAGGCCTAATTCCAGTATTTTGGCGGCTTGTCCTTGGATGATTTCTCGTTATCCACGACAAGGCGAAGGTTTCGACCTTTAGATTTGGTGCGACGATTCTGATTATTGCGGTCGATCCAAGATTTAGATTTTAAGCAGATATATCCTGAAACCAAGCCACCAAGATGGGCCAAGTAAGCCACTTCCCCGCCGGAAACCGAAGAAGTCATCATCGAAGCCAGTTGGACAAGGCCCATAAGAGCCACAAAATAACGGGTCTTCATTGGGAACAGCATAAAGAAGTAAACAATTCTTTCGCCGAACAAAATCCCTTGGGCCAATAGCAATCCAAAGATCGCACCTGAGGCACCGATCACTGGAACGATTAAGCCTGTTTGCGACCCCGTAGCCAAGGCCCATCCCCACACGCCCAAGCAGTAAAGAATCGCAGCACCAACACCAGAAACAAAATAATAGATTAAGAAAAATCTCGTGCCCCAACGCTGTTCAAGCTCAGCTCCGAAGAACCACAGCATTAACATGTTGAACAAGATGTGAGTCACCTGCATCGAGTGCAGGAACATGTAGGTAAAGATCTGCCAGATATTAAAATCAAAAAGAACTTTGCCAGGGTAAAGGCCAAAGATCGACGTAAAAGGAATTTTTAAAAATCCTTCCACAATGACTTGAATAACAAACCATACCGCTACATTGATGATCAGCAACCACTTCACTGCAGGAGTCATGGGAGCTGTTTGAAAAGTTACGCCGCCTCTATTCATATTTTTTTAAAATACTCCAAAGCTTATCGTAGGTCTGCTCAAGACTTTCAACCAAGACCTTAGTCTCTGCTATCAGCGGAAAGAAATTAAGGTCCCCCGCCCATCTCGGAATCAAATGGTAATGCAAATGTTCTGGAATGCCAGCACCAGCAACAGCACCATGATTCAAACCTAAGTTAATGCCACCAGGCTGGTAGGCTTCATGTAAAGCTGCCATCACAAAACGAATGGTATTTTGCAAATCCGTGTATTCTTCATCGCTAAGTTTTAACAAGTCCCCACAGTGACGTTGTGGCAGAACCAAAACATGTCCACTGTTATAAGGAAATTTGTTAAGTACCACCATTGAATGTTTTGATTTAAAAACACAAAGAGTATCGAAAGAAGCTTCACTGCCAGCAGCTTTACAGAATACGCAACCCTCGGGTTTAATCAGTTTACGCACATATTTCATGCGATCTGGCCTAAAAAGAACGTCTCTTTCTAAAGGCCAAACTTCACTGTTGATTTTAATCTGGGCAGCCGAAGAAGCTGGTGCTGGCTTCTTGGTTTTTTTTGTAGCTATTTTTTTCTTAGCTGTTATCGGCTTCTTCTTTTTTGCCATGAACTGAATTACTCCCAGTAGCCTGGCATAAGCATTAGCGGTTGGTTTAAGAATTTAGATCTTAAAACAAACTTAAATGCGCCTTCGATATTGGCACCGAAGTTTTGGCTTTTTAAAATATCGCTATAGTCAGCTAGCGAATTCACATCATCATCCATGTCGGAATTACCGAAATCAAAGATGCTCATGCGTTTTTTTGGAATTTCGAAAACGTCGTAGTCGTCACCCAATTTTGCTGTTTCCGCTGCAAGCTTTACAGCGTCTTCGTAAAAACCTTCTTGATCAGCAAAACCCATTTTTACCGCGGTAGCCCCAGTGAAGACACGGCCGTCAGCGTATTCAGCAACGACTTCTTCTTTTAATTTTCTTTCAGTCATCACTGTTGTTTTAAATTGAGCATAAACTTCGTCGATCATGCTTTGGAACAAGGCTTTTTCATCGTCACGCATAGATCTGTACTCTGCTCCAGAATCCTTGAATCGGCCTGAAGTGATTGAATAACGAGAGATCTTAGCCCACTCATAAAGTTTTTCGATGTTCGCAAATTCCATGATCACACCGATGGACCCAACGAGTGCTCCTGGTGCTACGACGATCTTATCGCAGCCTACAGCTGAATAATAAGCGCCCGAAGCCATGACTCCGGTGCTTACACAGATCACCGGTTTTTTAAGCTCTTCACGAACACGCTTGATGGAAGCAAAGATTTCTTGGGAAGGACCCACCGCCCCGCCCGGAGAGTTAATCACGATCAATATCGCTTTTACTTTATCTTCGTCCTTATACTTATCTAAGTTCTTAAGAAATTTTTTGCCGTTAAGAATAACGCCATTCAATTCAAGCTGAAGAATCGAGTTACGGGAAGTCAGGCGCTTTTCCGGTTCACCAAAGAAATCACCGCTTAATTTTAGCAAAGCGCCGATACCAACAAAGATAAGAAAAATAACGATGAGTTTTTTTAAGAAACTGCCCTTCATAGCTGCACCCTCGAAACGTACTTGTTTGAAAATAGAAGTCCGCTTTTTAAATGCGCCAAATTTCAGGCATAAAAAAAGGGACCTTTTAAAGGGTCCCTTTTTATGAGTTCTCAGTCAACGAGTCCTCGATGAGAGGACTCGTCACGCCGTAGTTGCGCGTAGCGCAACGAAGGCGGAAGGAGGACTACTGCTTAGTATCTGTCTTTACGTTTTTCAATTGATCAGCAAACAAGTCACCGAAAGTAGACTTAGAAGTTGCAGTCGCTTTTTTAACGTAATCGTCAACATCAGCTTTAGTTTCGCGAAGTTTAACTAGCTTAGAAGACAAACCGATTTTACGAGCGTCTTTGTCGATAGAGATAACTTCAGCTTTAACAGATTGACCTGGTTTCACGAAGTCTTCAACAGTGTTGATTTTGTCTGTTGTAAGTTCAGAAATGTGGATCAAACCTTCGATATCAGATTCAAGTTCAACGAAAGCACCAAAATCAGCTGTTTTAGTTACTTTAACGTCGTGTTGAGTGCCGATAGCGTATTTAGATTCGATGTTTGACCAAGGGTCAGACTCAAGTTGTTTGATACCCAAAGAGAATCTTTCGTTCTCGATGTCTACGCCCAATACAACCGCGCGAACTTTTGTTCCTTTAGTGAACATTTCGCTTGGGTGATTAACACGTTTAGTCCAAGAGAAGTCAGAAATGTGAACTAGACCGTCGATGCCTTCTTCGATGCCGATGAAGATACCGAAATCAGTTACTGATTTCACTTCGCCTTCGATGATTGTACCTGGAGCGTATGATTCCTTCATTTCAACCCATGGGTTTGTTTGAAGTTGCTTCATACCCAAGCTGATGCGGCGGTTCTCAGTGTCTACTTCAAGAACTACTACTTCAACTTCTTGGTCTACAGTTACTACTTGAGAAGGGTGTTTTACACGTTTTGTCCAAGACATTTCAGAAACGTGGATCAAACCTTCAATGCCTTCACCAAGCTCAACGAATGCACCGTATTCAGCCAAAGATACAACTTTGCCTTTTAGTTTAGTGCCTGGAGGATAAGAAGCTTTTACTGATTCCCAAGGATCAGAAGAAAGTTGTTTCATGCCCAAAGATACACGTTCTTTTTCTTTATCATACTTAAGAACTTTAACTTGGATTTCGTCGCCAACATTCAACATTTCTGAAGGATGTTTTACGCGGCCCCAAGACATATCTGTGATGTGTAACAATCCGTCCATGCCACCAAGGTCGATGAATGCTCCGTAGTCAGTGATGTTTTTAACAACACCAGTAACGATTGAACCTTCAGCCATAGTGTCCAAAGTTTGTGAACGAAGACTGTCACGTTCTTCTTCAAGAAGCGCACGGCGAGAAAGAACGATGTTGCCACGCTTTTTGTTGAATTTGATAACTTTGAATTTGAATTTTTTGCCCAAGTAAACGTCCATGTTGCGAACCGGACGTAGATCGATTTGAGAACCAGGCAAGAATGCTTTAACGCCGATATCAACGCTCAAGCCACCTTTAACTTTAGCAACAACAGTACCTTCGATAACTTCTTCGTTCTCAGCTGCTTTAGAGATATCAGTCCATGCACGTAGCATGTCAGCTTTATCTTTAGATAGAACGATCATTCCGTTTTCGTTTTCGATACGGTCGATCAAAACTTCTACTTTGTCTCCAGCTTTAACTTCGCGAACACCGTCAACGATACGGAATTCATTGATCGCGATCAAACCTTCAGACTTGTAGTTAATATCAACAAGAACATAGTCAGATTGAACTTCTACTACTGTACCTGTGACAACGTCGCCGACTTTGAAGTCTTGTTCTTTCATGGATGCTTCAAATAATTTATTGAAGTCACCTTCAGCTTTGGCAGTCAAAATGCCAGGATTCGCTGGAACCTTTGCGTCTTCCGCATCCAAGAAAGCTAGAACTTTCTGTTTTTCAAGCTCGGCTTTGTTTAATTGTTTTGTCATATTGTTTTTTGGAACCTCCCACGTAGTAAGACCTCTTGGATCCTACCCGTAACCTTTCTTCGCCTCTCTGGGCGAGTCACTGGTTTAGCTAGCTAAGACCCTGGAAGTCAAAGGTTTTGCGCATTCCGGCAGGGATTTCAGCGGTCCTGTGTCGAGAGCGGATTTTGGGTCCAACTTGTATACTTGCAGACTTGGAATCTTGATCCTGACAGATGGCCCCAACTCTAACATATTTGAGCTGGAGGACTGATATGATGAAAATTCTGGGGGCTTTCCTAGTTTCACTTCTGTCTTTACCCTTTGGGAGTTATGCAGCAGGTCGCTATGATTCCCTGATTAATTCCTCTTTAGACTTTCTAGCTGCCTACCAAACTGAAGGGACCGGCGATGGCTATTTCCCCGGCCATTGGAAATCCAAGGTCACTTCCTATGCACCAAGTGCGATTGGCATTGGTAAATTTGCGGTTCCCTACGATGACCCCTCGATCTTTACAGCGGCAATAGTCGCTAATACTTTGGCGGAAATATATTTCCAGAATCCCCGCTTTAAAAAAATTCCTGCGCTGGTAGAGAAAACTAAAAACGGCATTTATCCGTTTCGTTTGAACTCTTACCTTTTTAGTTTTTATCCAGAAAAATATTATCGCGGAACCAAGGTCGTTGGGCCTAAGCACATGTACTTAGCGCGCGCTTGGTGGGGATTTGCCAATGTCCCTCCGGACGCTGATACCAATTCAGCCACTTATACTTATCAGTATTATTTGAATAAATTAAATCCGCGATGGTTGCCACCTGGCCATAGCTCTCCAGTGCCCGCTGTCTTTACAAAAAAACTTGCAAACACGCGGGATTTAAACCGCCATCCCCATGGATACAATTTAGCGCAAGGACACATCAATACAGGAGCATTCATGACTTACCTCATGGATGAAAACAGTGCCGATATGCCGCGATTTTTATTTGCGCCGCCAGATAAAGGACCGCGAATTCCCTTTGCAAAAAACGATGTCGATTGTGTCGTGAATGCCAATATTTTAAATCTGCTATCCCTCGCGAATAAAGAAGACACCCCAGGATATAAATCCACCTGCAATCATCTGCGCCGGGTCGTAAAGTGGAAGCAGTATTTTTTCTGCGGAATGTATTATCCAAGTCTCTATGCCCTTCCCTATTCCATGGCTAACGCTATGGAAAACGGGGCTGAATGCCTTGAACCAACCCGCGATGATTTATTAAGTTACCTGATTCAAAAACAAAATAAAGACGGCTCTTGGCGCAACAGTGTTTTAGCAAGACCTGACTTTATTCAGTCATCGGCATGGGCATTAAATGCATTTTTAATGCTGGGAGATCCAGAAAACAAAGTGCATCGTTATCACGCGCAGAAAGGCTTAAAGTATCTGCTATCACAAAAAATGAAAGACTCTGGCGGCCGAAGTTATTGGAAAGGCGAAGTTTATTTCGCAGCACTGTTTACCGCACGCTTTAATGTCGTGTGGAGATCAACGGCCTACACCACAGCTTTGACAGCGAAAGCGTTCGCATTGGCGGATTCAAAATGGAATTTATAAATGAGTTTGATGATCTTAAAAAACGTCAGCTTGAATTAAAAAAAATCTATCAGGCAAATCCTGAAAAAGCTTTTTTGACATTAAAAGCGGAAGGTATTTTAGGCGAAAATGTTTCCTGCAAAATTGCCTCTGGCAAGCCCCATAAAACAGCAGGCCTTCATCCCTATACTGGCGGGGACGGCAGCTTAGCTTGCTCCAGTGATATGTTGTTAGAATCCTTAGTCGCCTGCGCCGGCGTCACTTTAAATTCCATCGCTTTTCATTTCGGCGTGACCTTGAAAAATACGAAAATAATCGCGGAGGGGGATTTGGATTTTCGTGGCACACTGGGTGTTGATCGAACTGCGCCGGTGGGGTTCACCAAGATCCGTTTGCGCTTTGAAATTGATTCTGAAGTCAGTCCTGACATGCAAAAAAAGATGATCGATCTGACGGAACGATATTGCGTGGTTTATCAGACTTTGATCAATCGCCCCGAGATATCCCTGGTTTAGTTTTTTCGCTTTCACGGTGAAGCTCTAAATACTCTTTTCGCTCTGATTCAGGCAGCATTGCAAGAACATGTTTTAAAGAGATGTCTTTAAATTTTTTCTCGCGCACGACAGGGTTAATATCTTTAAGTCGACTGATCCCCCATGGCGTTTTCACACAAGACACTTTTAAGATGATTGCTTCTTTTGACTGTTTGATTGGTATAAATTTAAACTTCGCTTTTTGGTCCTGCCCAACACCTATGGATGATTTTTCCAGATAATAAGCTAGTACCCCATCAATTCGGCCTGCATCCAACATCTGAAAAAGCCCGCCGACGGCTTGATCGGTCATAAGGCGAAAAGACACTTGATTGCGTTGTAATATCTCATCAACTTCAGGGGAATAAGAGCGGCCCGCCACGACGCCCAAACGGAAACTTCCTAATTGCAGGGTTTTGGCTAGATCCACTTTCCCACCGTCCACTGCATATTTCACCCGAGCGCCTGACTTAACCACTAATCCTGCAGGGATGGTTCTGCCAATTTCTTCACCGAATTGAAGATACTGGGCGCGTTCTGGGGTTTCCTGAAATAGCAAAGAGCAGAAAGGTTTTTTTCCTTCGATAATCTTTTGCATACGTACAAACGGCACACGCAAAAACTTATGCTTATACTGCGGTAAACCACCTTCTAAAATGCGATACCCTTCAGCCAAAGGCCCTTTGGCTTTACCCATATCCACATCGGTATTTTTTGAATTTAAAATCAAGTACGGTGGGAAATCGTTCACGATCCACTGAATGGTTTTTTCATCGTCCGAGGGAACGACAGGAACCTGTGGTGCATCCACAGCGGCCCAGGCAATTGTGAGTCCCAAAATTAAAGAAACCATTTCTCACCTCAAGACTTAAGATTAACAGTCCTTGAGGTTCATTCGAAGAAACACTTCTTTTATTTGCAATCCTACAATGGGTATTGCGAGAAAATTAGATTTTCGCTTTTACGTAGGTAACGACTTTTTCAACAACTTGTTCTAAGTTCAAAGTCGTCGTATCGACGACAAAGGCATCTTCAGGAACGGCCATAGGCGCTACTTTGCGAGTAGAATCCTGATGATCACGTTGTTTTTGAGCTCTTACCATGTCTTCTTGATCAAGCCCCAACTCAGCAGCTCTGCGAGCGGCGCGGTGTTCACTGTGGGCTGTTAAGTAAACCTTCGCTTGTGCTTGTGGGAATACAACGGTTCCGCAGTCACGACC
This is a stretch of genomic DNA from Bdellovibrio reynosensis. It encodes these proteins:
- a CDS encoding L,D-transpeptidase Cds6 family protein; its protein translation is MEKYMSFYDQDFKAPGFNFTSWKAHKANLKTKYEFIKVRLSQPYIVAHNDQLLVKTLQRYESDQHVDYGVKTIYALKSGDTYKIIREEWTPFSQQEVSAAIARGDSITAQANQSQQ
- a CDS encoding 6-bladed beta-propeller, producing the protein MALLNVGFFHFVIALMFVILTTGCTMDAIVANLTSEPPADLTEPSEDIPVEPKGTFPIGKTKYPFVQPASMLFTPEGHLLVASAGEGAFTVQKYNVSDDTLIMGFGPSGYTDAEISTPEKIGLDPSGNIYVLEVGQNQFKVFSSTGTFIRKVGSSGAAAGQFNGAVDLSIDKNGLIYVAECTNDRIQVLNANGTFNKYIGTAGTGNGQLDCPTSVFIDENLNVFVGDHNNRRIQKFDSSGAYVLKFGSNGNGPGQFNSVTRVRVNSLGEIFVLDRTLKKINKFSGTGTFISSFTGDPANPITYPWDIYVDSSDNVYVSDALKVLITMMDKDGVFIKNYADYTATEKDIGKPTGLFVDSEDNIFVTQGVDTSTPQRVLKFDKYGVKQGSFGTNGTNDGEFTYAFASATDSQGRIYTTDAALYRVVKREADGTFISHFGSNGMGQGEFLAPGAIFIDKFDKVYVADANNPRIQIFDTAGTYLTEFGSSGPGQLGGPSAMFIDKDGYIFVADLSGFVFKFNSAGTFQFKFAAPQSYGIVVDAAGNIYVSDFFTNSIKKYDSGGNLVLIIGGPGQVVGKLSAPTGLGIDSKGNIFVTELYNRRVQKFSPLGIPLLE
- a CDS encoding rhomboid family intramembrane serine protease; translation: MNRGGVTFQTAPMTPAVKWLLIINVAVWFVIQVIVEGFLKIPFTSIFGLYPGKVLFDFNIWQIFTYMFLHSMQVTHILFNMLMLWFFGAELEQRWGTRFFLIYYFVSGVGAAILYCLGVWGWALATGSQTGLIVPVIGASGAIFGLLLAQGILFGERIVYFFMLFPMKTRYFVALMGLVQLASMMTSSVSGGEVAYLAHLGGLVSGYICLKSKSWIDRNNQNRRTKSKGRNLRLVVDNEKSSKDKPPKYWN
- a CDS encoding HIT family protein, coding for MAKKKKPITAKKKIATKKTKKPAPASSAAQIKINSEVWPLERDVLFRPDRMKYVRKLIKPEGCVFCKAAGSEASFDTLCVFKSKHSMVVLNKFPYNSGHVLVLPQRHCGDLLKLSDEEYTDLQNTIRFVMAALHEAYQPGGINLGLNHGAVAGAGIPEHLHYHLIPRWAGDLNFFPLIAETKVLVESLEQTYDKLWSILKKYE
- the sppA gene encoding signal peptide peptidase SppA is translated as MKGSFLKKLIVIFLIFVGIGALLKLSGDFFGEPEKRLTSRNSILQLELNGVILNGKKFLKNLDKYKDEDKVKAILIVINSPGGAVGPSQEIFASIKRVREELKKPVICVSTGVMASGAYYSAVGCDKIVVAPGALVGSIGVIMEFANIEKLYEWAKISRYSITSGRFKDSGAEYRSMRDDEKALFQSMIDEVYAQFKTTVMTERKLKEEVVAEYADGRVFTGATAVKMGFADQEGFYEDAVKLAAETAKLGDDYDVFEIPKKRMSIFDFGNSDMDDDVNSLADYSDILKSQNFGANIEGAFKFVLRSKFLNQPLMLMPGYWE
- a CDS encoding 30S ribosomal protein S1, yielding MTKQLNKAELEKQKVLAFLDAEDAKVPANPGILTAKAEGDFNKLFEASMKEQDFKVGDVVTGTVVEVQSDYVLVDINYKSEGLIAINEFRIVDGVREVKAGDKVEVLIDRIENENGMIVLSKDKADMLRAWTDISKAAENEEVIEGTVVAKVKGGLSVDIGVKAFLPGSQIDLRPVRNMDVYLGKKFKFKVIKFNKKRGNIVLSRRALLEEERDSLRSQTLDTMAEGSIVTGVVKNITDYGAFIDLGGMDGLLHITDMSWGRVKHPSEMLNVGDEIQVKVLKYDKEKERVSLGMKQLSSDPWESVKASYPPGTKLKGKVVSLAEYGAFVELGEGIEGLIHVSEMSWTKRVKHPSQVVTVDQEVEVVVLEVDTENRRISLGMKQLQTNPWVEMKESYAPGTIIEGEVKSVTDFGIFIGIEEGIDGLVHISDFSWTKRVNHPSEMFTKGTKVRAVVLGVDIENERFSLGIKQLESDPWSNIESKYAIGTQHDVKVTKTADFGAFVELESDIEGLIHISELTTDKINTVEDFVKPGQSVKAEVISIDKDARKIGLSSKLVKLRETKADVDDYVKKATATSKSTFGDLFADQLKNVKTDTKQ
- a CDS encoding prenyltransferase/squalene oxidase repeat-containing protein, which produces MMKILGAFLVSLLSLPFGSYAAGRYDSLINSSLDFLAAYQTEGTGDGYFPGHWKSKVTSYAPSAIGIGKFAVPYDDPSIFTAAIVANTLAEIYFQNPRFKKIPALVEKTKNGIYPFRLNSYLFSFYPEKYYRGTKVVGPKHMYLARAWWGFANVPPDADTNSATYTYQYYLNKLNPRWLPPGHSSPVPAVFTKKLANTRDLNRHPHGYNLAQGHINTGAFMTYLMDENSADMPRFLFAPPDKGPRIPFAKNDVDCVVNANILNLLSLANKEDTPGYKSTCNHLRRVVKWKQYFFCGMYYPSLYALPYSMANAMENGAECLEPTRDDLLSYLIQKQNKDGSWRNSVLARPDFIQSSAWALNAFLMLGDPENKVHRYHAQKGLKYLLSQKMKDSGGRSYWKGEVYFAALFTARFNVVWRSTAYTTALTAKAFALADSKWNL
- a CDS encoding OsmC family protein; the protein is MEFINEFDDLKKRQLELKKIYQANPEKAFLTLKAEGILGENVSCKIASGKPHKTAGLHPYTGGDGSLACSSDMLLESLVACAGVTLNSIAFHFGVTLKNTKIIAEGDLDFRGTLGVDRTAPVGFTKIRLRFEIDSEVSPDMQKKMIDLTERYCVVYQTLINRPEISLV
- a CDS encoding TIGR02285 family protein produces the protein MVSLILGLTIAWAAVDAPQVPVVPSDDEKTIQWIVNDFPPYLILNSKNTDVDMGKAKGPLAEGYRILEGGLPQYKHKFLRVPFVRMQKIIEGKKPFCSLLFQETPERAQYLQFGEEIGRTIPAGLVVKSGARVKYAVDGGKVDLAKTLQLGSFRLGVVAGRSYSPEVDEILQRNQVSFRLMTDQAVGGLFQMLDAGRIDGVLAYYLEKSSIGVGQDQKAKFKFIPIKQSKEAIILKVSCVKTPWGISRLKDINPVVREKKFKDISLKHVLAMLPESERKEYLELHRESEKTKPGISRGD